The nucleotide window AGGTGACGAAATCACACCTTCGCTCCGCAAGAGCATTGAAGATTCGAGAATTGCCATTATCGTCTTCTCTAAAGACTatgcttcttcttcattttgtttaGACGAACTTGTCCACATCATTCACTACTTCAAGGAAAAGAGTCGCCTTGTTCTACCAATTTTCTATGGCACCGAACCTTCGCAGGTGCGAAAACTGAATGACAGTTATGGTGAATCATTTGCTAAGCATGAAGAGGGGTTTCAAAATAACAAGGAACACATGGAGCGGTTGCTGACATGGAAGAAAGCTCTTAACGAAGCTGCTAACTTATCTGGACATCATTTCAATCAAGGGTAACCATCTTTATTTCAATCTTGTTTCACCACACACACACAATATATATGGGAAATGCTACGATACATACATGCACTATATTTATGAAGGTGTATTTTAACATTCTCTTTTAGTATATGTGTATggtgttgtgtgcaagtgtgagttgtATACGATGAATTCTCTTTTTGTATAAATTTATGAACCAAAATTGCTTTAGGAGTTGTATGCGACGAATTCTAGAGAAACTcgaattaaaaaactaaaagtacGTTGAGAATAACCCTAACACTTTTTATGGTGAAGGTACTATAATCGGATTATGAAGTTATCTGTAGAATATGCAATCGATTTATCAATTGGCTCTGAAATTAAGTGTttattgcttttgttttgtttgagatTTGGAGGGAAGAGGAATCGAGGACATTGGTGGGTAGAAAAAAATGCAGTAAATTAGCGAAATCTTTCACATTATTtaagagtatttttttagagaataataaatatacttttaattttaagaatattataataacatagattaaatttgaagaattcgtataaaccctccaaaacctcttttaatacaatttttttgttccCAAATGATCAGGAAGAGTTTTGTTGGTAATGACTCAAACTTTGGAGTTTTGTGTTTGTGTGAAATCGTGACACGGTTTTAGGCAGAACTTGAAGGAAACTAATGTAAGCCACAATTTgggaatcgtgacacgattttgggataAGGGTGCAATGTACGAGCTTAATCGTGGCATGATTTAGGAAAATCGTGACATGATATTGCCTGGATTTGAACACTGTATAAGCATCCTTTGACTCATTTGTTGAGTAAGCTTGATGAATCTCATGGAAATCAAAGAAGTGAACTTTTAGGGTATTTAGATACtaaaggttgagggtctttgggtgaggttcaaagcttcaagatgtgaatcttTGAGAACCCAAAGGGGGGCTCTTGGAAAAGGGATTGTGCCTCTTGGGAAGAGATTCATAGGGTTTGGAAACACATCAAAGGAGAGTCTTTATGTGAAACTTGGATAGGTCTTGggaaaccaaaagagaagatccttgggctttgtttgggagtttggaggggggAGGGGAAGGACAGACTTTGGGGGGAGAGAAATatagggaaaaattgagaaatctttCACGTTTTCttaaagagtattttttttagagtgataaattaatgcttatgatcaatatatgtattaaatttgaagaattcatgtaAAGCCTCCCAAACCACCCcaccccctaaaaaaaaaccttcatcCATTACAATTTTTGTAGTTCCCCaaaatgaggagggttttatattttgaagaaaaataaaccccCAAAACCCCCTCCTTCCAATGTTCTCTATTTCTTCCATTTactcctttctttttttccaaGCCTTTcatttccttcccttcccctccaaacttgcaaacaaagccttaggaaATTAAAGGCTAAGGGTTGATTCTCTTTTGggggttagattctagagttgggAAACAATTGGGAAACATCTTGGGTGAGTGAAATCATTGAGTATCTTGTTCATGGGAGGAGATTGaaaaaatggtagaaattagATTTATTCTTCGTGAGCTTGTTAAAGCTATTTTATTGTAACCCTTTTGTATCTCTATgtaaagaactcattgatagtggattagAGAAATCAATCTCTCATTCAAATTAGGTTATTGTTAGACTAAACTAGGTAAACATTTCTTGGTGTGTTGTTTGTTCTCTTTTCTCTgctctctttatcttgtttattctTTGGTTTGATATTGGTTTTGCAATACACTTGGTTctagattgttgttgttgcttgtggttatttttgttattgattatCATTGATACTTGTCCCACGAATCTAAACTTTATTAATGCGAGATTTGGAATtgccgaattcacaacaattttatattatgaagaaaaaatcaaCCCTGAAGTCCTCActtctcaatcaattttttgCAGGAAACCTTTTTATATATCAAAACATATATGATTGTTATCCTAATGCatgtatataaaatatttatgattggacaGAAATGGATATGAACAGGAACGTGATTTTATGTGAACATTCGACATTATAGAATATTCTTACCATTGTTATATATCAATATTATAGATCATATCaagacatatattacagggaaCCCTATTACATATCAATACATATATGTGATTGCTATTCTAATGCGTATAGTTAAATATCTATGATTGGACATAAATGAATATGAACGTGATTTTATGCGAACATTCGATATTAAAGAATATTCATACCAATATTAtatatcaataatatatatcaatattcAAGACATATATAATAGGGAACCCTATTATATATCAAGACATATATGTGATTATTATTCTAATGCatgtatttaaatatttatgattggacaGAAATGAATATGAACgtgattttattgaaaaaatagttAGAGACGTCTCCAACAAGATTAACCAAATTCCTTTACATGTTACTGATTACCTTGTTGGTCTTCGATCTCGAATTTCAGAAGTGAATTCACTTCTAGACTTGGGATATAATGGAGTATGCATAATAGGAATCGTTGGAACTGGTGGAATGGGCAAGACAACTCTTGCTCAAgcaatttataatttgattgCTAATCAATTTGAATGTAAGTGTTTCCTTCACAATGTGAGAGAAAATTCAGTTCAACATGGCTTAGAGTATCTtcaagagcagcttctctttaaATCAATCGGATTTGAAACTAAGTTTGGACATGTTAATGAAGGAATTCCAATCATAAAGCGAAGGCTATGTCAAAAGAAAGTTTTGTTGATTCTCGATGACATTGACAAACTAAAGCAATTGCAGGTTTTGGTCGGAGAGCCTAGCTGGCTCGGTCGTGGCAGCAGAGTCATCATTACCACTCGAGACAAACATTTGTTATCATCTCATGGGATTACAAAAATATACGAAGCATATGGTTTAAATAAGGAACAAGCTCTTGAATTGTTAAGAACAAAGgcttttaaaagtaaaaaaaatgattcaagCTATGATTACATTTTAAACCGTGCAATTAAATATGCTTCTGGCCTTCCATTAGCTTTAGAAGTTGTGGGTTCCAACTTGTTTGGAATGAGTACAACAGAATGCGAGTCTACATTAGATAAGTATGAAAGAATTCCACCTGAAGATATCCAAAAAATACTTAAAGTAAGCTTTGACGCTTTGGACGAAGAACAACAGAGTGTCTTTTTGGATATTGCTTGTTTCTTTAATTGGTGTGAATCGGCATATGTCGAAGAGATACTTGAATATCATTATGGTCATTGCATAAAAAGCCACCTCAGAGCGCTGGTTGATAAATCTCTCATAAAGACTAGTATTCAAAGACACGGAATGAAATTTGAGTTGGTGACATTACATGACTTGTTAGAGGACATGGGTAAAGAAATCGTCCGACATGAATCAATTAAAGAGCCTGGAGAACGTAGTAGGTTGTGGTATCACGATgatatatttgatgttttacAGAACAACAAAGTAAGAATAATATTTATGAACAATTTACTATTTTAGCTTTATCCACTACTTTGCTATTTTTGGAATTATATATGACCTACTCACACTAGTTTTCTTTACACTTAATCACATGTTCATTTTCTCTGTATCTTATTTGTATTGTGGttgattcatgttttttttttagggcacgaataaaattgaaaagatatTTCTAAGTTGTCCCTCCATGAAACTCACAAGAAACAATGGAGAGGCCTTCAAGAAGATGACAAATATCAAAACACTTATCATAAGAAATAGTCAATTCTCCAAAAGTCTGAAGTATCTTCCAagtactttgaaagtattgatatgggaaagatattGCTTGCCCTCTCTATCATCTAGTATATTTAGCCAGGCAAGtgaaataatttcattttcctATCATGTATAAATTCACTACTAggttataatttcatttttttttgtatgcagGAATTCAACTATATGAAAGTCTTGATATTGAACCATTTTTACTCTTTAACTCATATACCCGATGTCTCAGGTCTTCCAAATTTAGAAAAGATCTCATTAAAAAAGTGTTGGAACTTAATTACAATTCACAATTCAATTGGATGCCTAAGTAAACTTGAAATCATAAATGCAAGGAAAtgctataagctcaaaagttTTCCACCCTTACGGCTGCCCTCTCTTAAGGAATTGAAACTTTCTGAGTGTTGGAGTCTCAAGAGTTTTCCAGAATTATTGTGCAAGATGACAAATTTGAAAAGTATTTTGTTGGACGGTACTTCCATAGGAGAATTgccattttcatttcaaaatctcaGTGAACTTCGTGACTTACAAATAACTAGAAGTAATATCCATAGGTTCCctacttcttcaaaaaattcaaaaaaaagaatGCTCAGGTTCCGTAAAgatgatgataaaattaattctaTAGTGTTATCAAGTGTGAAACATCTTAATCTCCACGATAACATCCTTTCAGATGAATGTCTTCCAATACTTCTCAAGTGGTTTGTTAATGTGAAATATCTAGACTTGTCTAACAatgatttcaaaattcttcccGAGTGCCTTAGTGAATGTCGCCATCTTAAGGATCTTAAATTGGATTATTGCTGGGCTCTTGAAGAAATTAGATGGATTCCACCCAATCTATATTGCTTGTCTACAATAAGATGCAATTCATTGAATTCCACAAGTAGAAGAATGTTATTGGGTCAGGTTTGTTGttctttcttgatttttttttcttcacatttaattgtgtgtttGCCATCACATTTTCTACTTTAATTGCACGTCCCAATACAGTTCCACCGTCAAAATAAAGAAGCTCCAAATTGGAGAGTTTAGAAAAAGGTGGTTTTGGTGGGCACCCACCGTGATGGCAAACAGGTACTAAGTCATTATATCGTTCATAATtgataatgtaatatattttattaggttggATGCAGCGATATTTATTCACCAACCAGAAAAGAGGGGATTCCAGATTGGTTCGAGCACCAAATGGAGGGAGACACAATTTCTTTCTGGTTTCGCAAAAAGATCCCTTCTATTACTTGTATTCTTCGTACTCGTACTCGACCAAAAAGAGGGGATTCCAGTTGGCCTCgactaaaaatcaattattttgtgAATGGCTATGAATGTACTGATGAAATTTGGATACATTATTCATTTCTCTATCGGTACTCGGAAGAGACATGTTTGTTGAATCTGAAATTGGAAGAACGGGTTAAATGGTCAAATCTCATGTCTGAAATGGACAAAgcacttttaaaaaatgaatggatCCATGTGCAGATTTATTTTGAGAATGTTCTTTATCATGCAAAAAAGGGAATCCATGTGCGGAAGGAGAAAAGCAACAAGGATGAGGATGTGATATTCACTAATCCTTATGTAGAAAATAACAATACTTCATCATCACAATTTCACACGAATCTCGTGTCAGAAATGGACAAATCTTGTGTGGATGAGGAGACTAATTTAGTGGATTATTATTCTACTAAAGATGAGGAGAGTTTTTTCTGGAGTGAATTCCGTGAACAATTCGAAATAGATAATATCATGTATACCGACGATGAGAAAATGAGTTTGTGGAGTTATTATGAAATCAAATTTAGTGAACAAATGAGAATCCACATGTTGAAGGAGTAAAGCAACACGGAGGAGGATGCATATTCAAACAAACCttaattatcacaaaagataaGGAAAAAAGAGTATAGAAAGACATTCCTTGGTTTAAGGTGCATCGTAAAGTTAACCGtcttgttgttgtttcttaatCACAACATTGCAGGTTTGTGTTTTGTTGTTTACACTTTATATAAACGTTTGATTAATTTCTGTATATGGTCGATTACATATgcaaaatgctaacaagtggcATGGGGCACTAGTTAAGTAAACAAAATTTGGAAAAGTATTTTGGAATTTGTGCAGTCAAAGTTTTGAAAGtgtaaaatatgttgttttaaaGTGGCCTGACCTATAAATATATGGCTAACTTAAGTAGTACATGCATTTTTAACCTGGTTTGCATTTGAATGCTTGTGTCTTGCAGGAAGGAGAAGCCATAGCTATCAACCTGGATTTTTGTTCAACTATTACACATCGGAAGCAATCAGGTCTGATGAAAATTTGGTAATCCATCTCTCTGGGCCTCCAACTATATCCCTTCATCCTACAACTTTTAAAAGGTGTGGTGGAAGGTGGCCACTTTCACACCACGTCTAATGAATTGCGGAGCATCCTAGAGGAATGTTGTTACAAGTAAGATCCTTATAGCATAAATGCTTTTAATCTTAATCTTTGTGAAAgatcttttgaaaaagaaattgggttgttgtgaattcgttaaaAATCACACCAGTAAaatacttgatgtgtggagtaaaGTAATCGAACAACCAATATCAACGTGGAAACAATTATAAGCAAGAGTAGAAAACAgttagagaaaaagaagagagaacacacaaaatttgtttacccagttcggtccaatactGACCTAGACTGGGAAGAAAGCAGTCCTCCGTTCCACTGTAATGacgagtaactttacaaaagagatatcaaagggttacaagaataagtcttcaaacctaattctacttAAATCTCAATCTCTttccgtgaccaagagactcaatcttAACGGTGTTTACCAAGGTGAATCAATTTCAACCCTaatgtttgttgccaagagTAAACTCTACAAACCCTAGATTGTTGTATGTTTCTAAACCTTTGTTTTCGGCCCCTCTCTCTCTCAAGGTTTATTCTGATACAagtctatatttatttatagtaaaagtgtTCTACAAAATCTGGAAAAAATACGTTTCTGTTTATTTTCTGTTGGCAAAATTGGGCCCCAATTCTTCTATTCGGCCATCGATTTTTGTCCAATGGAAAGGCTGAAACAACGCTACCCCAATTTCTCCAATTTGAACCCCGATTTTGGCAATTTTCAAAAACcccaattttgagtcacttctAGAACATGGTTATTATCCCAAagtaatatatttctaaatatgCATAACTTGTCATTTCTTAGGGAGTGTGAAGACCGTTAATGTCAATGTGTAGATTTTGTCCAACAGGTGAAGTTAGAAACAGAGCATATATGTGGtggaaatatttatatgtttgaATGAATATTAGGGTATCTATCATAAAACCTTTTTgacattaaattttgttttcgATCTAACAAATGAAAGTGGCGCGCCTTCAAAGGAAATGTTGCTGATCAAATAGAGAACTTTGTTTTATAACTCACAATTTTAGTTTTGACCTTCCAAGCATTACATTGATGTTGTAATGAGTGCATGAGGAGATTAAAAATCTGCATTGTAcatcaagaaaaaaattgaaatgttatAACTTAATAGAAAGAAATTCCTTTTTTCTGAAATATTGATTTACTTTTATCTGCTACTccttatcatttttctttcatttctctTTAATATTTCCTTCATTTTGACCACACATTTACTTTTTTCTGTAATACGTTTTCTTTTCGGAATGTTTTGTCGGCATTCATTCGTTTTTTATTGTACTTTGCCAGAAATCCATATGTAGCTGTCTTGCCTTTTGCATTGTCATGCAAGATGTCTAGAGGTGGTTCACACCAAAGAATATGTTGGTTGTTCGAAATGGCAATGGGTAATGATATTATTTGCATATGATACTTACTTCTGCATCTCAACGTATCTTCATTCATCTCATCTGTGTGCGAATCTGGACACTGGTGAGTACTTGCGTTTTAGATTACTTCTCTAATACTAAAAAATTGTTCCCTCTCCCCAAAAATATGGAAAACTAGAAAGGACTGTAGAGATATCTCTCCGCTCTTTCTAAGCTATAATGGAGAaatgtaattatattttttttttgctgaatgTGAAGAGTTGTTCTATACTAAATTTTCATAATGAAACATGTCTACTTTTTTGTTGCTATATTATAAGTTAttattgtcatttgatttatttatttaaatgtgCATACCAGGTCGAAACGACTATAGGGAGACGGGTTTCTCAAACTAAATTCTGTCCCTACCAGAAAAGAGAAGATTCCAAAACTTGTAACATGCCTAGTTGTGCTACTTATAGTTCCATGTACATATCTGATATTTAGAAGACTTATAACTTATTTCCTAATTCATAGTGTAATATTTCTTATGCTAAACTAACAGAAACTACATGAGGCTAGAAGCGCGAATATTTGATTGCCAACTGGAACAGAGGGGATTCTAGATTGGTTCGAGCACCAAATCACAGGATACACTCTTTGTGGTGTCGTAAAGAAATCCCTTCTACAACTGAAAAAAGTAGTTAATTTGTCTGTCAATGGCTATGTAAAAGTAGTCAGGATTTCATCGAACCAAACTTATATATTTGACGTGGTCTGAGATTTGAAGAAATGATTAAATGCTATAACACAAAGAAACTCGTGTCTGAGATTCGAACACATGTTATAAGAACAACCCGAGTTCAGATCTATAGATAAGTAATATTTGATTAGAAATTGTTGCAGCTAGTGATCAAGTTAGTACTCGTGTCGTGATGATCGtcttgattaaaactaaaaatttgtaaatatctttatttaataaacatgtgtaattgtagttttttttttatcaattagaGCATTGGttaggaattcaataagtgagaGAATGGTATATAGTGCCTCCCATATCCGTTTTCATTGTGTTTCGATCAGTTCATCCTGTTTCTCAAACCATAGTCACAGAATTTGCTAACCTTGCTAGGGAACCTTGGAAACCAGGTTTCAATCCTTAAATTGTTAACAAAATGCTTAGATAATTATTCTGCATAGCTAGCCCTTTCTGAGTCCTTAACTTGCaaccaaatttaaaaaagtttatagATACAAAATATACTCCTTCGTCTCATATGATTTGATATTGTTTTACTTTTACACATCCAAATGTAGAACTTTAGCCATTAATATTCTTAATCATCTATTatcaacaattaaaaaaattgatattttgaaaatattcgtGGAGATAAATTGAACACATTTTATATACTAATATTCGTAGATGATTAAGAATATTACTGAATCATAGTCTGTAAccctaataaaaaaactactacaACTGCTATGTTGTCAGAGACATAGGCACAATTTACCAAACTATGTGACCAATTTCTTGTGTTTTGTCAAccttttatttatctatttactTTAGAACTGGTTTCACAACACTACAACTACATGCTACATGTAACATGTAACTTATCTACTACTTTACTTCCTTCCTTCAAATTCATAGATGTGGATGTTGTAAGGTAAGCAAAGACTTGTGTATTTTGCCAGGAAGACAAATAATTTTAGTCTAcaattttgatgttatagtaCAACTGCTACttctaaattctaatttataatattttatgttgcTGCATATTTCATGTTGTTGCATTCTAATTTCCAAAAACAAGAGGAAGAACTTCCAAATATGGTCTTATATACAACTCTTCTTTCATTGGCAAAGCCTCTTCCAGGAATAAAGGTCGAATTGCTCGCAATCTTGCAAACAAATGTTCAATTGCATCACGAATTGACTGCTTTTCTGGTTTGTTTCT belongs to Medicago truncatula cultivar Jemalong A17 chromosome 6, MtrunA17r5.0-ANR, whole genome shotgun sequence and includes:
- the LOC11418244 gene encoding TMV resistance protein N; this encodes MAMQLPSSSLSSTLSNDFIYDVFISFRGTDTRFGFTGNLYKALSDKGIHTFIDDKELKRGDEITPSLRKSIEDSRIAIIVFSKDYASSSFCLDELVHIIHYFKEKSRLVLPIFYGTEPSQVRKLNDSYGESFAKHEEGFQNNKEHMERLLTWKKALNEAANLSGHHFNQGNEYERDFIEKIVRDVSNKINQIPLHVTDYLVGLRSRISEVNSLLDLGYNGVCIIGIVGTGGMGKTTLAQAIYNLIANQFECKCFLHNVRENSVQHGLEYLQEQLLFKSIGFETKFGHVNEGIPIIKRRLCQKKVLLILDDIDKLKQLQVLVGEPSWLGRGSRVIITTRDKHLLSSHGITKIYEAYGLNKEQALELLRTKAFKSKKNDSSYDYILNRAIKYASGLPLALEVVGSNLFGMSTTECESTLDKYERIPPEDIQKILKVSFDALDEEQQSVFLDIACFFNWCESAYVEEILEYHYGHCIKSHLRALVDKSLIKTSIQRHGMKFELVTLHDLLEDMGKEIVRHESIKEPGERSRLWYHDDIFDVLQNNKGTNKIEKIFLSCPSMKLTRNNGEAFKKMTNIKTLIIRNSQFSKSLKYLPSTLKVLIWERYCLPSLSSSIFSQEFNYMKVLILNHFYSLTHIPDVSGLPNLEKISLKKCWNLITIHNSIGCLSKLEIINARKCYKLKSFPPLRLPSLKELKLSECWSLKSFPELLCKMTNLKSILLDGTSIGELPFSFQNLSELRDLQITRSNIHRFPTSSKNSKKRMLRFRKDDDKINSIVLSSVKHLNLHDNILSDECLPILLKWFVNVKYLDLSNNDFKILPECLSECRHLKDLKLDYCWALEEIRWIPPNLYCLSTIRCNSLNSTSRRMLLGQVGCSDIYSPTRKEGIPDWFEHQMEGDTISFWFRKKIPSITCILRTRTRPKRGDSSWPRLKINYFVNGYECTDEIWIHYSFLYRYSEETCLLNLKLEERVKWSNLMSEMDKALLKNEWIHVQIYFENVLYHAKKGIHVRKEKSNKDEDVIFTNPYVENNNTSSSQFHTNLVSEMDKSCVDEETNLVDYYSTKDEESFFWSEFREQFEIDNIMYTDDEKMSLWSYYEIKFSEQMRIHMLKE